From a single Brassica napus cultivar Da-Ae chromosome C9, Da-Ae, whole genome shotgun sequence genomic region:
- the LOC111208683 gene encoding uncharacterized protein LOC111208683 isoform X1, giving the protein MTEPERLGGISLSFPANEDDTATASSPKTIPRRLRRRLLEPKSPVSAEEIDSKLRDADLRRQHYYESLSTKARPKTRSPRSAPIEELSQRLQSKLNAAEQKRLSILEKDLARLAKLDEARQAAKNGLLQRVEKQRDELETKVEERVQKAEKNRMLLFKAMAQRRAAKRQRAAQSLMQRAIQDNRYKESVRAAIYQKRAAAESKRMGILEAERRRANTRLRQVFGAASSVQSQKEAERRKMKDRLEERLQRAKKLKAQYLRRGRGVDGARQRSETMRKKQAHLVRMLERCWRRFAKYKKSTILLASAYRDLGIDAKSIESVPFEQLAIQMNSVAVIRTVKELLDRLEIRLTLSQGSTVKNINHLLKHIFPPARRGNSPSSVSQSEQRSPNFKKMGHENLKKIARYPARIFLCAYMIKQHPDAIFRGRGEHEIALVDSANSLIREFELLVKIILDGPGDNVSLLTPGPKKFKSQLEAFDETWCSYLEGFVVWKINDAKLLENELAKTQKPELPEGSKHTSLNQKPLKVSSPTVRAILTEIDGGEVGESKASADSLRQSSSSPGSSSSSPSLNSAGIEGFSPPNVTGLDATLASENEVIVNEIVHENSSTFADSFDAGTGDLNNLQVKVKETMEKAFWDGVMESMKQSQPDFSWVIKLMNEVRDELCEISPKDWRQEIVQTIDTDVLSQLLAAGNVDMGYLGNILEFSLGILLKLSAPANEEEIRSTHHKLMTELGEIVPTEDQSNSSYAVLMVKGLRFVLQQIQILKKEISKSRLKLLEPLLKGPAGLEYLKKSFSSRYGSPDQAASSLPLTKRWLFSVRGEAEKEWDEHKDALSAVTNNNPGSSGLPSTTMRTGGNVPSVSKVNAPSSPFPGIELSECKGETVDLLVRLGLLKMVSEIGGLTLETIPETFRLNLTRLRAIQSQIQKIILVSISVLILQQTLASHKASDVETITWTCINRLYEMLDAKPDAGLSEIMETFSELLDSDDAETKKQVIANMLVKSLQAGDPVFTRVSQTIYLATRAAVMAGNNTKRKQLVETMLRRIGAASLSDKVIEVSDILVLVANVSRSVHGLWYEELLKKPNFN; this is encoded by the exons ATGACAGAACCAGAACGATTAGGAGGAATCTCCCTGAGTTTTCCTGCGAACGAAGATGATACCGCGACGGCCTCATCTCCAAAGACTATTCCCCGGAGGCTCCGCCGCCGTCTTCTCGAGCCGAAAAGCCCGGTCTCCGCCGAAGAGATCGATTCCAAACTCAGAGATGCTGATCTCCGTCGTCAG CATTACTATGAATCACTGTCGACCAAGGCACGACCTAAGACGAGAAGCCCGAGATCGGCACCTATTGAGGAGCTTAGCCAGAGACTCCAATCAAAGCTTAATGCTGCTGAACAAAAGAG GTTAAGCATTCTGGAGAAGGATTTAGCTCGTTTAGCGAAGCTAGATGAAGCAAGACAAGCTGCAAAGAACGGGCTTCTGCAAAGAGTTGAGAAGCAGCGTGATGAGTTGGAGACAAAGGTTGAAGAAAGGGTTCAAAAAGCTGAGAAGAACAGGATGCTCCTCTTTAAAGCCATGGCGCAAAGGAGAGCGGCAAAGAGACAGCGAGCTGCACAGAGCTTGATGCAGAGAGCAATTCAGGATAATAGGTACAAGGAAAGTGTGCGTGCGGCTATTTATCAGAAAAGAGCAGCTGCGGAGAGTAAACGGATGGGGATTCTTGAAGCCGAGAGGAGGAGAGCCAACACGAGGTTGAGACAGGTTTTTGGAGCTGCTAGTTCTGTGCAGAGTCAAAAGGAAGCTGAAAGAAGGAAAATGAAGGATCGTTTAGAAGAACGACTTCAAAGG GCCAAGAAGCTGAAAGCACAGTATCTGAGGCGAGGGAGAGGCGTTGACGGTGCACGTCAGAGATCAGAAACAATGCGAAAGAAGCAAGCACACCTTGTGAGGATGTTAGAAAG GTGCTGGAGGAGATTTGCAAAGTACAAGAAATCTACTATTCTCTTGGCTAGCGCCTATCGTGATCTGGGGATTGATGCAAAGTCGATTGAGTCAGTGCCGTTTGAGCAGTTGGCCATTCAGATGAACTCTGTTGCTGTAATTCGAACAGTGAAAGAGCTGCTTGATCGTTTGGAGATCCGACTCACTCTATCTCAGGGATCTACTGTGAAGAATATTAATCATCTTCTTAAGCATATCTTTCCACCAGCTCGAAGAGGAAACTCGCCTAGTTCTGTGAGTCAAAGCGAGCAAAGGTCACCTAATTTCAAGAAGATGGGACATGAAAATCTCAAGAAGATTGCGAGATACCCAGCTAGAATATTTCTTTGTGCCTACATGATCAAACAACATCCAGATGCAATTTTTAGAGGAAGAGGTGAACATGAAATTGCGCTGGTGGATTCTGCAAACTCTCTTATTCGAGAGTTTGAATTGTTAGTGAAGATTATATTGGACGGACCAGGCGACAATGTATCTCTGTTAACTCCAGGTCCAAAAAAGTTCAAATCTCAGTTAGAAGCATTTGATGAAACTTGGTGCTCTTACCTGGAAGGATTTGTTGTTTGGAAGATTAACGATGCTAAGCTCTTAGAAAACGAGTTAGCCAAAACTCAAAAGCCAGAGCTCCCTGAGGGGTCCAAACACACTTCTTTAAATCAGAAGCCG cTGAAGGTATCGTCTCCAACCGTTCGGGCCATACTCACTGAAATTGATGGTGGTGAAGTAGGAGAATCTAAAGCATCTGCAGATTCGCTTCGTCAATCTTCATCTTCTCCTGGGTCATCGAGTTCTTCTCCGTCTTTGAACTCTG CAGGAATTGAGGGTTTTTCTCCTCCAAATGTGACAGGTTTAGATGCAACGTTGGCTAGTGAGAACGAAGTAATCGTAAATGAAATTGTCCATGAAAATAGCAGTACTTTTGCTGATAGCTTCGATGCTGGCACCGGGGATTTAAACAACCTTCAG GTGAAGGTTAAGGAGACAATGGAAAAGGCCTTTTGGGATGGCGTCATGGAGTCCATGAAACAGTCACAGCCAGATTTCAGCTGGGTTATTAAACTCATGAACGAAGTTAGGGATGAACTCTGTGAGATATCTCCCAAAGATTGGAGACAAGAGATTGTTCAAACTATCGATACAGATGTGCTGTCACAG TTACTGGCTGCGGGAAATGTCGACATGGGTTATCTTGGAAATATTCTAGAGTTCTCCCTTGGCATTTTGCTGAAACTCTCGGCTCCAGCTAACGAAGAGGAAATCAGGAGTACGCACCATAAATTAATGACAGAACTTGGAGAGATAGTTCCAACTGAAGACCAGTCCAATTCGTCATATGCAGTTTTAATGGTCAAGGGATTACGCTTTGTTTTGCAGCAGATCCAG ATTCTGAAGAAGGAAATCAGCAAATCTCGTTTGAAACTCTTGGAGCCACTTCTCAAGGGACCTGCTGGTCTGGAATATCTAAAGAAGTCATTTTCCAGTCGGTATGGTTCCCCAGACCAAGCTGCTTCCTCTCTGCCGTTGACAAAGCGTTGGCTTTTTAGTGTTCGTGGAGAGGCGGAGaaggagtgggatgaacataAAGATGCTCTTTCTGCTGTCACAAATAACAACCCTGGATCATCAGGCCTCCCTTCAACCACCATGCGAACTGGGGGCAATGTCCCCTCTGTCTCAAAAGTCAATGCCCCTTCGTCGCCATTTCCAG GTATTGAACTGTCAGAGTGCAAAGGAGAAACTGTGGATCTTCTTGTTCGTCTTGGCCTCTTAAAAATGGTGAGCGAAATTGGGGGTCTTACTTTAGAAACTATCCCCGAAACATTTCGACTCAACCTCACCAGGCTGAGAGCTATTCAATCCCAAATCCAGAAAATCATTCTAGTCTCCATCAG TGTGTTGATCCTTCAGCAAACACTTGCAAGCCATAAAGCATCTGACGTGGAGACCATTACATGGACCTGCATTAACCGACTCTACGAGATGTTAGATGCGAAACCCGATGCGGGTCTTTCAGAAATCATGGAAACCTTCTCCGAGCTTCTTGATTCTGACGATGCAGAGACGAAGAAACAAGTGATTGCAAACATGCTTGTGAAAAGCTTACAGGCGGGAGACCCAGTGTTCACACGTGTGTCACAGACCATATACCTAGCGACACGAGCCGCAGTTATGGCGGGTAACAACACGAAGAGAAAGCAATTGGTGGAAACAATGCTAAGAAGAATCGGAGCAGCTTCTCTCTCGGACAAGGTTATAGAGGTTTCAGACATTCTGGTTCTTGTGGCGAACGTTTCGCGTAGTGTCCATGGATTGTGGTACGAGGAATTGCTGAAGAAACCGaattttaattga
- the LOC111208683 gene encoding uncharacterized protein LOC111208683 isoform X2, translating to MTEPERLGGISLSFPANEDDTATASSPKTIPRRLRRRLLEPKSPVSAEEIDSKLRDADLRRQHYYESLSTKARPKTRSPRSAPIEELSQRLQSKLNAAEQKRLSILEKDLARLAKLDEARQAAKNGLLQRVEKQRDELETKVEERVQKAEKNRMLLFKAMAQRRAAKRQRAAQSLMQRAIQDNRYKESVRAAIYQKRAAAESKRMGILEAERRRANTRLRQVFGAASSVQSQKEAERRKMKDRLEERLQRAKKLKAQYLRRGRGVDGARQRSETMRKKQAHLVRMLERCWRRFAKYKKSTILLASAYRDLGIDAKSIESVPFEQLAIQMNSVAVIRTVKELLDRLEIRLTLSQGSTVKNINHLLKHIFPPARRGNSPSSVSQSEQRSPNFKKMGHENLKKIARYPARIFLCAYMIKQHPDAIFRGRGEHEIALVDSANSLIREFELLVKIILDGPGDNVSLLTPGPKKFKSQLEAFDETWCSYLEGFVVWKINDAKLLENELAKTQKPELPEGSKHTSLNQKPLKVSSPTVRAILTEIDGGEVGESKASADSLRQSSSSPGSSSSSPSLNSGIEGFSPPNVTGLDATLASENEVIVNEIVHENSSTFADSFDAGTGDLNNLQVKVKETMEKAFWDGVMESMKQSQPDFSWVIKLMNEVRDELCEISPKDWRQEIVQTIDTDVLSQLLAAGNVDMGYLGNILEFSLGILLKLSAPANEEEIRSTHHKLMTELGEIVPTEDQSNSSYAVLMVKGLRFVLQQIQILKKEISKSRLKLLEPLLKGPAGLEYLKKSFSSRYGSPDQAASSLPLTKRWLFSVRGEAEKEWDEHKDALSAVTNNNPGSSGLPSTTMRTGGNVPSVSKVNAPSSPFPGIELSECKGETVDLLVRLGLLKMVSEIGGLTLETIPETFRLNLTRLRAIQSQIQKIILVSISVLILQQTLASHKASDVETITWTCINRLYEMLDAKPDAGLSEIMETFSELLDSDDAETKKQVIANMLVKSLQAGDPVFTRVSQTIYLATRAAVMAGNNTKRKQLVETMLRRIGAASLSDKVIEVSDILVLVANVSRSVHGLWYEELLKKPNFN from the exons ATGACAGAACCAGAACGATTAGGAGGAATCTCCCTGAGTTTTCCTGCGAACGAAGATGATACCGCGACGGCCTCATCTCCAAAGACTATTCCCCGGAGGCTCCGCCGCCGTCTTCTCGAGCCGAAAAGCCCGGTCTCCGCCGAAGAGATCGATTCCAAACTCAGAGATGCTGATCTCCGTCGTCAG CATTACTATGAATCACTGTCGACCAAGGCACGACCTAAGACGAGAAGCCCGAGATCGGCACCTATTGAGGAGCTTAGCCAGAGACTCCAATCAAAGCTTAATGCTGCTGAACAAAAGAG GTTAAGCATTCTGGAGAAGGATTTAGCTCGTTTAGCGAAGCTAGATGAAGCAAGACAAGCTGCAAAGAACGGGCTTCTGCAAAGAGTTGAGAAGCAGCGTGATGAGTTGGAGACAAAGGTTGAAGAAAGGGTTCAAAAAGCTGAGAAGAACAGGATGCTCCTCTTTAAAGCCATGGCGCAAAGGAGAGCGGCAAAGAGACAGCGAGCTGCACAGAGCTTGATGCAGAGAGCAATTCAGGATAATAGGTACAAGGAAAGTGTGCGTGCGGCTATTTATCAGAAAAGAGCAGCTGCGGAGAGTAAACGGATGGGGATTCTTGAAGCCGAGAGGAGGAGAGCCAACACGAGGTTGAGACAGGTTTTTGGAGCTGCTAGTTCTGTGCAGAGTCAAAAGGAAGCTGAAAGAAGGAAAATGAAGGATCGTTTAGAAGAACGACTTCAAAGG GCCAAGAAGCTGAAAGCACAGTATCTGAGGCGAGGGAGAGGCGTTGACGGTGCACGTCAGAGATCAGAAACAATGCGAAAGAAGCAAGCACACCTTGTGAGGATGTTAGAAAG GTGCTGGAGGAGATTTGCAAAGTACAAGAAATCTACTATTCTCTTGGCTAGCGCCTATCGTGATCTGGGGATTGATGCAAAGTCGATTGAGTCAGTGCCGTTTGAGCAGTTGGCCATTCAGATGAACTCTGTTGCTGTAATTCGAACAGTGAAAGAGCTGCTTGATCGTTTGGAGATCCGACTCACTCTATCTCAGGGATCTACTGTGAAGAATATTAATCATCTTCTTAAGCATATCTTTCCACCAGCTCGAAGAGGAAACTCGCCTAGTTCTGTGAGTCAAAGCGAGCAAAGGTCACCTAATTTCAAGAAGATGGGACATGAAAATCTCAAGAAGATTGCGAGATACCCAGCTAGAATATTTCTTTGTGCCTACATGATCAAACAACATCCAGATGCAATTTTTAGAGGAAGAGGTGAACATGAAATTGCGCTGGTGGATTCTGCAAACTCTCTTATTCGAGAGTTTGAATTGTTAGTGAAGATTATATTGGACGGACCAGGCGACAATGTATCTCTGTTAACTCCAGGTCCAAAAAAGTTCAAATCTCAGTTAGAAGCATTTGATGAAACTTGGTGCTCTTACCTGGAAGGATTTGTTGTTTGGAAGATTAACGATGCTAAGCTCTTAGAAAACGAGTTAGCCAAAACTCAAAAGCCAGAGCTCCCTGAGGGGTCCAAACACACTTCTTTAAATCAGAAGCCG cTGAAGGTATCGTCTCCAACCGTTCGGGCCATACTCACTGAAATTGATGGTGGTGAAGTAGGAGAATCTAAAGCATCTGCAGATTCGCTTCGTCAATCTTCATCTTCTCCTGGGTCATCGAGTTCTTCTCCGTCTTTGAACTCTG GAATTGAGGGTTTTTCTCCTCCAAATGTGACAGGTTTAGATGCAACGTTGGCTAGTGAGAACGAAGTAATCGTAAATGAAATTGTCCATGAAAATAGCAGTACTTTTGCTGATAGCTTCGATGCTGGCACCGGGGATTTAAACAACCTTCAG GTGAAGGTTAAGGAGACAATGGAAAAGGCCTTTTGGGATGGCGTCATGGAGTCCATGAAACAGTCACAGCCAGATTTCAGCTGGGTTATTAAACTCATGAACGAAGTTAGGGATGAACTCTGTGAGATATCTCCCAAAGATTGGAGACAAGAGATTGTTCAAACTATCGATACAGATGTGCTGTCACAG TTACTGGCTGCGGGAAATGTCGACATGGGTTATCTTGGAAATATTCTAGAGTTCTCCCTTGGCATTTTGCTGAAACTCTCGGCTCCAGCTAACGAAGAGGAAATCAGGAGTACGCACCATAAATTAATGACAGAACTTGGAGAGATAGTTCCAACTGAAGACCAGTCCAATTCGTCATATGCAGTTTTAATGGTCAAGGGATTACGCTTTGTTTTGCAGCAGATCCAG ATTCTGAAGAAGGAAATCAGCAAATCTCGTTTGAAACTCTTGGAGCCACTTCTCAAGGGACCTGCTGGTCTGGAATATCTAAAGAAGTCATTTTCCAGTCGGTATGGTTCCCCAGACCAAGCTGCTTCCTCTCTGCCGTTGACAAAGCGTTGGCTTTTTAGTGTTCGTGGAGAGGCGGAGaaggagtgggatgaacataAAGATGCTCTTTCTGCTGTCACAAATAACAACCCTGGATCATCAGGCCTCCCTTCAACCACCATGCGAACTGGGGGCAATGTCCCCTCTGTCTCAAAAGTCAATGCCCCTTCGTCGCCATTTCCAG GTATTGAACTGTCAGAGTGCAAAGGAGAAACTGTGGATCTTCTTGTTCGTCTTGGCCTCTTAAAAATGGTGAGCGAAATTGGGGGTCTTACTTTAGAAACTATCCCCGAAACATTTCGACTCAACCTCACCAGGCTGAGAGCTATTCAATCCCAAATCCAGAAAATCATTCTAGTCTCCATCAG TGTGTTGATCCTTCAGCAAACACTTGCAAGCCATAAAGCATCTGACGTGGAGACCATTACATGGACCTGCATTAACCGACTCTACGAGATGTTAGATGCGAAACCCGATGCGGGTCTTTCAGAAATCATGGAAACCTTCTCCGAGCTTCTTGATTCTGACGATGCAGAGACGAAGAAACAAGTGATTGCAAACATGCTTGTGAAAAGCTTACAGGCGGGAGACCCAGTGTTCACACGTGTGTCACAGACCATATACCTAGCGACACGAGCCGCAGTTATGGCGGGTAACAACACGAAGAGAAAGCAATTGGTGGAAACAATGCTAAGAAGAATCGGAGCAGCTTCTCTCTCGGACAAGGTTATAGAGGTTTCAGACATTCTGGTTCTTGTGGCGAACGTTTCGCGTAGTGTCCATGGATTGTGGTACGAGGAATTGCTGAAGAAACCGaattttaattga
- the LOC111208683 gene encoding uncharacterized protein LOC111208683 isoform X3: protein MTEPERLGGISLSFPANEDDTATASSPKTIPRRLRRRLLEPKSPVSAEEIDSKLRDADLRRQHYYESLSTKARPKTRSPRSAPIEELSQRLQSKLNAAEQKRLSILEKDLARLAKLDEARQAAKNGLLQRVEKQRDELETKVEERVQKAEKNRMLLFKAMAQRRAAKRQRAAQSLMQRAIQDNRYKESVRAAIYQKRAAAESKRMGILEAERRRANTRLRQVFGAASSVQSQKEAERRKMKDRLEERLQRAKKLKAQYLRRGRGVDGARQRSETMRKKQAHLVRMLERCWRRFAKYKKSTILLASAYRDLGIDAKSIESVPFEQLAIQMNSVAVIRTVKELLDRLEIRLTLSQGSTVKNINHLLKHIFPPARRGNSPSSVSQSEQRSPNFKKMGHENLKKIARYPARIFLCAYMIKQHPDAIFRGRGEHEIALVDSANSLIREFELLVKIILDGPGDNVSLLTPGPKKFKSQLEAFDETWCSYLEGFVVWKINDAKLLENELAKTQKPELPEGSKHTSLNQKPLKVSSPTVRAILTEIDGGEVGESKASADSLRQSSSSPGSSSSSPSLNSGLDATLASENEVIVNEIVHENSSTFADSFDAGTGDLNNLQVKVKETMEKAFWDGVMESMKQSQPDFSWVIKLMNEVRDELCEISPKDWRQEIVQTIDTDVLSQLLAAGNVDMGYLGNILEFSLGILLKLSAPANEEEIRSTHHKLMTELGEIVPTEDQSNSSYAVLMVKGLRFVLQQIQILKKEISKSRLKLLEPLLKGPAGLEYLKKSFSSRYGSPDQAASSLPLTKRWLFSVRGEAEKEWDEHKDALSAVTNNNPGSSGLPSTTMRTGGNVPSVSKVNAPSSPFPGIELSECKGETVDLLVRLGLLKMVSEIGGLTLETIPETFRLNLTRLRAIQSQIQKIILVSISVLILQQTLASHKASDVETITWTCINRLYEMLDAKPDAGLSEIMETFSELLDSDDAETKKQVIANMLVKSLQAGDPVFTRVSQTIYLATRAAVMAGNNTKRKQLVETMLRRIGAASLSDKVIEVSDILVLVANVSRSVHGLWYEELLKKPNFN, encoded by the exons ATGACAGAACCAGAACGATTAGGAGGAATCTCCCTGAGTTTTCCTGCGAACGAAGATGATACCGCGACGGCCTCATCTCCAAAGACTATTCCCCGGAGGCTCCGCCGCCGTCTTCTCGAGCCGAAAAGCCCGGTCTCCGCCGAAGAGATCGATTCCAAACTCAGAGATGCTGATCTCCGTCGTCAG CATTACTATGAATCACTGTCGACCAAGGCACGACCTAAGACGAGAAGCCCGAGATCGGCACCTATTGAGGAGCTTAGCCAGAGACTCCAATCAAAGCTTAATGCTGCTGAACAAAAGAG GTTAAGCATTCTGGAGAAGGATTTAGCTCGTTTAGCGAAGCTAGATGAAGCAAGACAAGCTGCAAAGAACGGGCTTCTGCAAAGAGTTGAGAAGCAGCGTGATGAGTTGGAGACAAAGGTTGAAGAAAGGGTTCAAAAAGCTGAGAAGAACAGGATGCTCCTCTTTAAAGCCATGGCGCAAAGGAGAGCGGCAAAGAGACAGCGAGCTGCACAGAGCTTGATGCAGAGAGCAATTCAGGATAATAGGTACAAGGAAAGTGTGCGTGCGGCTATTTATCAGAAAAGAGCAGCTGCGGAGAGTAAACGGATGGGGATTCTTGAAGCCGAGAGGAGGAGAGCCAACACGAGGTTGAGACAGGTTTTTGGAGCTGCTAGTTCTGTGCAGAGTCAAAAGGAAGCTGAAAGAAGGAAAATGAAGGATCGTTTAGAAGAACGACTTCAAAGG GCCAAGAAGCTGAAAGCACAGTATCTGAGGCGAGGGAGAGGCGTTGACGGTGCACGTCAGAGATCAGAAACAATGCGAAAGAAGCAAGCACACCTTGTGAGGATGTTAGAAAG GTGCTGGAGGAGATTTGCAAAGTACAAGAAATCTACTATTCTCTTGGCTAGCGCCTATCGTGATCTGGGGATTGATGCAAAGTCGATTGAGTCAGTGCCGTTTGAGCAGTTGGCCATTCAGATGAACTCTGTTGCTGTAATTCGAACAGTGAAAGAGCTGCTTGATCGTTTGGAGATCCGACTCACTCTATCTCAGGGATCTACTGTGAAGAATATTAATCATCTTCTTAAGCATATCTTTCCACCAGCTCGAAGAGGAAACTCGCCTAGTTCTGTGAGTCAAAGCGAGCAAAGGTCACCTAATTTCAAGAAGATGGGACATGAAAATCTCAAGAAGATTGCGAGATACCCAGCTAGAATATTTCTTTGTGCCTACATGATCAAACAACATCCAGATGCAATTTTTAGAGGAAGAGGTGAACATGAAATTGCGCTGGTGGATTCTGCAAACTCTCTTATTCGAGAGTTTGAATTGTTAGTGAAGATTATATTGGACGGACCAGGCGACAATGTATCTCTGTTAACTCCAGGTCCAAAAAAGTTCAAATCTCAGTTAGAAGCATTTGATGAAACTTGGTGCTCTTACCTGGAAGGATTTGTTGTTTGGAAGATTAACGATGCTAAGCTCTTAGAAAACGAGTTAGCCAAAACTCAAAAGCCAGAGCTCCCTGAGGGGTCCAAACACACTTCTTTAAATCAGAAGCCG cTGAAGGTATCGTCTCCAACCGTTCGGGCCATACTCACTGAAATTGATGGTGGTGAAGTAGGAGAATCTAAAGCATCTGCAGATTCGCTTCGTCAATCTTCATCTTCTCCTGGGTCATCGAGTTCTTCTCCGTCTTTGAACTCTG GTTTAGATGCAACGTTGGCTAGTGAGAACGAAGTAATCGTAAATGAAATTGTCCATGAAAATAGCAGTACTTTTGCTGATAGCTTCGATGCTGGCACCGGGGATTTAAACAACCTTCAG GTGAAGGTTAAGGAGACAATGGAAAAGGCCTTTTGGGATGGCGTCATGGAGTCCATGAAACAGTCACAGCCAGATTTCAGCTGGGTTATTAAACTCATGAACGAAGTTAGGGATGAACTCTGTGAGATATCTCCCAAAGATTGGAGACAAGAGATTGTTCAAACTATCGATACAGATGTGCTGTCACAG TTACTGGCTGCGGGAAATGTCGACATGGGTTATCTTGGAAATATTCTAGAGTTCTCCCTTGGCATTTTGCTGAAACTCTCGGCTCCAGCTAACGAAGAGGAAATCAGGAGTACGCACCATAAATTAATGACAGAACTTGGAGAGATAGTTCCAACTGAAGACCAGTCCAATTCGTCATATGCAGTTTTAATGGTCAAGGGATTACGCTTTGTTTTGCAGCAGATCCAG ATTCTGAAGAAGGAAATCAGCAAATCTCGTTTGAAACTCTTGGAGCCACTTCTCAAGGGACCTGCTGGTCTGGAATATCTAAAGAAGTCATTTTCCAGTCGGTATGGTTCCCCAGACCAAGCTGCTTCCTCTCTGCCGTTGACAAAGCGTTGGCTTTTTAGTGTTCGTGGAGAGGCGGAGaaggagtgggatgaacataAAGATGCTCTTTCTGCTGTCACAAATAACAACCCTGGATCATCAGGCCTCCCTTCAACCACCATGCGAACTGGGGGCAATGTCCCCTCTGTCTCAAAAGTCAATGCCCCTTCGTCGCCATTTCCAG GTATTGAACTGTCAGAGTGCAAAGGAGAAACTGTGGATCTTCTTGTTCGTCTTGGCCTCTTAAAAATGGTGAGCGAAATTGGGGGTCTTACTTTAGAAACTATCCCCGAAACATTTCGACTCAACCTCACCAGGCTGAGAGCTATTCAATCCCAAATCCAGAAAATCATTCTAGTCTCCATCAG TGTGTTGATCCTTCAGCAAACACTTGCAAGCCATAAAGCATCTGACGTGGAGACCATTACATGGACCTGCATTAACCGACTCTACGAGATGTTAGATGCGAAACCCGATGCGGGTCTTTCAGAAATCATGGAAACCTTCTCCGAGCTTCTTGATTCTGACGATGCAGAGACGAAGAAACAAGTGATTGCAAACATGCTTGTGAAAAGCTTACAGGCGGGAGACCCAGTGTTCACACGTGTGTCACAGACCATATACCTAGCGACACGAGCCGCAGTTATGGCGGGTAACAACACGAAGAGAAAGCAATTGGTGGAAACAATGCTAAGAAGAATCGGAGCAGCTTCTCTCTCGGACAAGGTTATAGAGGTTTCAGACATTCTGGTTCTTGTGGCGAACGTTTCGCGTAGTGTCCATGGATTGTGGTACGAGGAATTGCTGAAGAAACCGaattttaattga